A stretch of DNA from Rothia mucilaginosa:
CCGCTGAAACTATCCAAGGGCTGTTTGAGACCGCCGGTGTGCTGCCGGCGGTCTTTTGCGTTCGGGAGGCGGGCGTGCCTGCGGTTGGAGCCGCAGCGTTTAACCCGGCGGTGGGGATTACCCGCCGTAAACCGCTGCTGTGGTGCTCTTAGCCGTGGGCGCAATGCCCCTCCTCGGTGCTGTAGCATACGCCTTCTGCTTGTCCAGAGCTTAAAGACACGTCCAGAAAGCGCCGCGGGTTCGGCGGTGCTGGCTCGGAACTGATAATCTATATTCTGTGTTTGGTATTAGTGGCACCGAGTTGATTATTTTGGCCATCATCACGTTCGTGGTGATTGGTCCCGAACGCATGCCCGAATACGCCCGACAGATCCGTGAATTCGTCAAGACCGTGCGCCGCATGGCGTTCGACGCGAAGGACGACTTCAAGGAAGCCCTGGGCGAGACGGGTCTGGAAGATATTAACTGGCGCCAGTACGACCCCCGCCAGTACGATCCGCGCGTGATTGTGAAGCAGGCATTCGCTGAGGATGACGCCGAACGTGAGCGTGAGGCAAGGGAACGTGAAGCGGCGCTGCTGAAGGAGAAGGAAAAGTCGGAGAGCCGTGCTCTTCCGCGAGGCGCATACGCCCCCTTCGACGTGGACGCCACCTAAGATTTTGAAACGAAAGAACCCCACACCGTGATGGTGCGGGGTTCTTTCTGTTCTCGGCTGCTTGGCCGTGCTGTTTAGCCGGCAGCTTCTAGATGCTTGGTCCTAGACAGCTACCTACACCTTTAGACGAAGAGCGGCAGGCTCTGACCCGCCCTCGACTCGCCCGAGTGTAGTAGCTGCGAGGCGATGGACTGAATCTCTTCGGCGGTGGGCGAATCCGGGTGGCCCCAGACCACGGGGGTGCCCTCGTCGCCGCCGGTACGCAGGTTCACGTCCAGCGGGACAGAACCGAGCAGCGGTACCGGGTAGGAGAGCGCCTCCGAAAGACGCTCAGCGAGCACCTGACCGCCGCCAGAACCGAACATATCGAGCACGGTACCGTCCGGCAGGGTCATGGCAGCCATGTTCTCGACCACGCCCACGACCTTCTGACCGGTCTGCAGGCTCAGGGTGCCGGCACGTTCCGCCACATCCACCGCGGCGTGTTGCGGGGTGGAAATGAGCACCAGCTCCGCATTCGGCAGCAGCTGGGCCATGGAGATGGCAATATCGCCGGTACCGGGCGGCAAATCGAGCAGTAGCACATCCAGGGCACCGAAGTGCACGTCCATGATGAATTGCTCCAGGGCGCGGTGCAGCATGGGGCCGCGCCACGCCACCGGCTCGTTGCCCTTGAGGAACATGCCGATAGAAATCACGCGAATAAAGCCGCCGCTGACCTTCTGCTCACCCCAACGCTGGGCGGGGGCGGGAACGTCCACGGTCGGCGGAAGAATCAGGTCATCCAGGCGGGTCGGGGCGTCGGTAATACCCAGCAGACCCGGGATGGAGAAGCCGTGCACATCCGCGTCAATAATGCCCACCGCAAGCCCGCGCGAAGCGAACGCGGCGGCAAGATTCGCGGTCATGGAGGACTTACCCACGCCACCCTTACCGGACACCACGCCGAACACGCGGGTCAGCGAACCGGGGGCGGTGAACGGGTTGGAACGCTCCGGCTTGAGCATCGAACGCAGGGCAGAACGCTGCTGCGGGTTCATCGCACCCACCTGCAGCTGCACACGCTCAATGCCCTCAACGGTGGTGGCGGCGTCACGAACCTGCTGTTCGATGGTGTTCTTCAGCGGGCAACCCTCAATGGTGAGCAGAACCTTTACCTCTGCCCAGTGGCGACCGGGAATCGGCTCACCGCGCTCATCCAGTTCAGGATGCACGAGTGCAGTCTCAACCATGCCCAGCTCCGTAATGGGGCGGCGCAGTTCGGGATCCTCGACGCGGGCGAGCGCCGCGTAGAGCGCATCCTGCAGGGGCGAATTAGCGGTCACGGGCGCCTCCCTCACGGGCGCGCTCTGCCTGCTGCTGTGCCTGCTGAGATTCGCGGCTCTGAGGCTGGCTCAGATCACCGCGGTGGGGATCCTCGCTGCGGTGGGAATCCTGTTCGGAGTCTTTCGCGGAGCGTTCAGCCTTGTCAGAGGCCTGCTCGGTACCGTTCTCAGTACCCTCAGAGTTCTGGCCCTCAGAGTTCTGGGCATCAGAGCCCTGCTCCTCAGCGTCCTTCTCCTCACCCTCGGAAGTGTCGATATCGTCGATAGCCTCCTCCAGGTCCTCAATGTCCTCACTGATGTCCTGCAGCTGCTCGGCGTGACGCTCCTGCTCCTGCGCAATGTTCTGCAGTTCCTCAAGAATGTCTCGCAGCTCGCTACGGACGAAGTCACGGGTCGCAACCTCACGCAGAGCAATACGCAGCGAAGCAATCTCGCGGGTCAGGTACTGGGTCTCCTCCAGGTTCTGCTGGTCGCGCTTACGGTCCTCAGACGCCACCACGCGGTCGCGGTCATCCTGACGGTTCTGCGCCAACAGCAGCAGGGGAGCAGCGTAAGAAGCCTGCAGGGACAGCATCAGGGTCAGCAGGGTGAAGTTCAGGCTACGCGGGTCGAACTGCATCTCCTCCGGCGCCAGGGAGTTCCAGGCAAGCCATACGCCACAGAAAATGGTCATCCACATCAAAAACTGCGGGGTACCCATGTAGCGTGCGAACGCCTCAGTCATGCGGCCGAAAGCGTCCGGGTTGGGACTCGTGAACAGCTTCGGCTTGCGGGTGCCGGGGGTGCTCAGCTGCGAGTCGCTACGCTGCGGGCGGGAGTCGCCGCGCTCGCGGTTGCGTTCAGCGTACTTCTTCTCCAGGCGGTCTTTGAGAATGCGCGCCTTATCGATGCGGGGGTTCTCTTCGGTACGGTTTGCGTCGCGGCGGTTCGAATCAGCCAAAGCGTCGTCCTACCTTTCGTACGGGAGTTCCATCATCGTAAGTTCGCCAGTCTTCGGGCAGGAGCGCATCGAGCACGTCGTCGATGGTCACTGCGCCTACCAGGCGGTGCGATTCGTTCACAATGGGAACGATGGTCAGGTCGTAGGTTGCCAGCACGCGTGCCAGCTCTTCCAAACTTGCCTGGTCAGAGACAGGCTCAGTGTCGGTATCGAGGATGTGACCGATCGGCTCGCTCGGCGGCACACGCAGTAGCTTCTGCATGTGCACCAGACCCAAGTACTTGCCGGTCGGCGTTTCCAGGGGCGGGCGGGTCACCATGACGGCAGCCGCCATCGCCGGAGGAATCTCCTCGGCGCGGATGTGCGCGAGCGCCTCCGCGACGGTCGCCTCGGGGGAGAGGATAATCGGCACCGGGTTCATGAGCGAACCGGCGGTACCTTCGTCGTATTCGAGCAGTCGACGCACATCGTCTGCTTCGTCGGGTTCCATGAGTTGGAGCAGCTTTTCACGCTGGGCGTCGTCCAGTTCGATGAGAAGGTCGGCGGCGTCGTCCGGTTCCATTTCTTCGAGGACCTGCGCGGCACGCTCGTCGTCCAGGTGCGACAGAATCTGCACCTGGTCCTCGGCGGGCAGCTCCTGCAGAACGTCTGCAAGGCGCTCATCTTGCAGTTCGGCGGCGATTTCGACCATGCGCTTATCGCTCATCTCGTGGATAGCGTCTGCAAGGTCGGCGGGCTTGGAGTTCTCGTGGTTAGCGACGAACGCGGTTGCCGCCTGCGGTTCCACGTCGGTGGAGAGCAGAGCCTCGTCCCAGTCGACGATGAGGGTCTCCTTGGAGCGGCGGCGCCACGTGCTGGAGGAGGAGCTGACGCGGGAAACGAACAGCTCGGTTACGCCCCAGTCGCCGTTGCGGCGCTGCTCAATGGCGACGTCCTCAATGACGGCGTCACCGCTGCCGTCGAGCAGGCGCACGCGGCGGTCAAAGAGCTCACCGACGATGAGAGTCTCAGAGTTGCGCTGCTCAAAACGGCGCAGGTTCACCAGGCCGGTTGAAATGATCTGTGAAGCGTCGATACTTCGCACACGGGTCATGGGCATGAACACGCGTTTCTTGCCGAGCACCTCAACGATGATGCCGACAACAATGGGTTCGCTGCCCTTGGCGGGGCGGGCGCCCGCAATGGATGCGCCCAGCCCGCGTTTGAGCACGACGACGTCTCGGAGACGGCCGAGGCGGTCACCGAAGGGGTCAAAAACGTCGAGGCCCAAAAGGCGGGCAATGTAAATCTTGCTGGGGGTGCTGAACTTCGAATTGCTCACCTCTCTAGGGTACGCTCCGCCGCAGGGATTCGCACTTTGAGAAGCCTAATTGAACAGGTGTTTGCTACGCCTGTAGAGGAGCTGACTGCCCACCGGGTCCAGGGTTGGGGTGGGCGGTAGAATAGGAGCCATGACTTCTAACCTGCCGAATATTCCCTCGACCCCGCCTTCTTCATATCTGGCGTCGCGCCTGGCGCAGGCTCAGGGCAAGCCCCTGCCCGCCGGTGAGGCAATCGCTTCCTTCGTCCGTCACGATGATGCGCTCGCCGCTTTTGATGTGCTCAGCGAGCAGGATTATCCGGTTACGGCGCTGTACCTGGTCAATGACGGTATCCGCCAGGTGGAGTACCCGGTACAGCCCGGTTATGGTCGTGCCCTGATTTCTTCGGCGATTCAGGGTGCGTCGATGGGCCTGGTGTTTTCGGTGCTGTTGACGCTGACCGGTGACTCTTTTACGTCGGTGGCACTAAAGTACGTGCCGCTGTCGGTGGTGGTGTTTGTGCTGTGGCAGATGTTCATTCTGCGCCGCGGCAGGGGTGTTCGTTACCCGATGCGTACCGAGGCGATTCCCTCGCGCACCGTGATGTACGCCCTGCCGGAGTACGCTCAGGATGCGCGCCGCGTGCTGGGTGCCCACCCTCGCTTCTCGGCGGCGGTTGCGGCTGCGCGTGCGGCGGCTGCCCCGGAAGCTTCGCAGGCTCGTGCAGCTCAGAGCACCGTCTCGATGAATGGCGCACCGGTTCCGACTGGCGCACCTAAGGCTCCCTCGTACCGTGCGCAGGCGGGTAGCCAGCCGGCGCCGAACCAGAACCTACCCGAGCGTGATACGACCGCGCAGAACGCGGTGGCTCAGAGCGCGGCGCAGAACATGCCGGCACCGGTTGCCCCCGCTCAGCCCGCTCAGCCCGCTCAGCCTGCTGAACAGGAACCGACCAGCACTGAACAGGCAAGTACCGGCCAGGCGACCGCTCAGAAGTCAGATACGCAGAAGCGCCCGGCTCAGCGGTACGGTCTGCGCGTGGATGACCCGGAAGAATACGCGAAGCTGATTCAGCCCAAGCCGCAGCGTCCGACTCCGCGCCCGCAGGGCCTGCACGATAAGTCCTCGCAGGACTCCGAATAACCGAACCCACAACGGCGGTAGCCACCCACAACAGCGGGAAACAGGCATAGAAGATACGCAGCGTAGAAGATACGCGAAGGCCCCTCACCGAACGAATCGGTGAGGGGCCTTCGCTATGCACATACAACCGGCACTAACCGGTGTTAGTGGCGTGAAGAGTCAGGCTTACTTCGCCAGCTTCGCCATCCACTCCTCGATGCCCTCAACGGTGCGCGGCAGCGCAGCGGAGAGGTTCACGTTGCCGTCCTCGGTGCAGAGCACGTCGTCCTCAAGGCGGATACCGATACCGCGGTATTCCTCGGGGATAGACATGTCCTCTTCCTTGAAGTACAGTGCCGGCTCAATGGTGAAGACCATGCCCGGCTCCAGTTCAGCCCACATGTACAGTTCAGCCTTCGCCTGCGCGCAGTCGTGCACGTCCAGGCCCAGGTGGTGGCTGGTGCCGTGCGGCATCCAGCGGCGGTGCTGACCGCCCTCAATGGTGAGGGAAACCTCGGCAGAAACCGGCAGCAAGCCCCACTCTTCCAGACGGTGAGCCAGAACCTCCATCGCGGCGTCGTGCAGTTCGTGGAACTTACGGCCCGGCTTAGCCACAGCGAATGCGGCGTCAGCAGCCTCCAGCACAGCGTTGTAGACCTTCGCCTGAACCTCGGTGAACTTACCGTTCACGGGGAAGGTGCGGGTCACGTCTGCGGTGTACAGGGTGTCGTCCTCAACGCCTGCGTCCAGCAGCAGCAGCTTGCCGTCATCGACGGTGCCGTTGTTGCGGATCCAGTGCAGGATGGTTGCGTTGTTACCGCACGCTGCGATGGTGTCGTAGCCCAGGTCGTTACCGTCGGTACGTGCCACGGAGAAGAACGCAGTCTCAACGACGCGCTCACCGCGGTGGTGTGCAACAGCCTTCGGCAGGGAGCGAATGACCTCTTCGAAGCCCTTGACGGTCAGGTCAACGGAACGCTGCAGGTTCTCAATCTCGATAGCGTCCTTAATCAGGCGAGCCTCGGAGAGAGCCACAGCCAGTTCGGAGTCCAGCTTGTCAGCCTGCTCCAGCTCCACGCCGGTGTTGTAGCGGGAAGTGTCAACCAGAGCGTCAACAGCCGGGTCAACGTTGCGGACCAGGCGGATATTCACGCCGCCCAGGCCCTGGTTGCCGGCGTTCTTGGTGATAGCAACCTCAAGCTCGGACAGGTCGCGGGTACGCAGACCGTAACGCTCGGAGAACTCCTTCAGGGTGGGGCGGGGGCCAACCCAGAACTCGCCGTAGCGTGCATCCGCGTAGAACTCTGCGGTGTCGCGGCCAGCCAGCGGACGGAAGTACAGGGTGACCTCGTGGTTGGAGCCGTTGTCGCCGGTACCCTCTTCGACGGGCTCGAAGATCAGCACAGCGTCAGGCTCGTGGTCGATGCCCAGGCCGGTCTGGTGCGCAAACGCCGAGTGGGGGCGGAAGCGGTAGTCGCAGTCGTTGGAGCGGACCTTCAGCGGGCCTGCGGGCAGGACGAGGCGCTCGCCGGGGAATGCCTTGGAGATCTTGGCGCGGCGCTCAGCGGCGTAGTCTGCTACGGGCTCGCGGGTGTAGCCGTCATCTTCGGCAGGTGCCCAGTTTGCGGCAATGAATTCGGTGAACGCAGACGCCTTAGGGGTGCTGCGGTGGTCAGTCTTCTGAGCTTCGGTGCTCTTCTCATTGTTCTCAGTCATGGGTTAATCATAGCCTCTTCATTACAGGTGGGCAGGTGTTTTAGCGCTTTTGACCATAAGAGCGGGCGCGGTGGGGCAGAATATATCTTTGACCTGCGACCGGGTACCCGATATTGCGCCGCCGATATTGGTAGGGTTGAATCAGAAGAGTAGATGATATGCCTTAAAACCCCGCTGAGGTGGCGACGAACTAGCAGGGGCGGGGAAGGAGAGAAGATGACGCAGACAGAACACCGAAATAGTGCACCGCAAAATACTGCGCAGCAGGTACCGCAGCCCGCTGAATCGGGCGCGCCTGAAAACCTGAACCCTGCCGGGCGCTACGATCTGCATATTCACTCCGCTATTTCTGACGGCACGCAGAGCCTGACCGAGCTGGTGCCGCTGATTGCTCGCGCCGGGTTGGCGGGTTTCGCGCTCACTGATCACGATACGACGGCCGGGTGGGCGCAGGCGGCTCAGCTGGCGGATGAGCACGGTCTGGATTTTCTGCCGGGTGCCGAGTTCTCCTGCCGTTACCGGTACACCGACGGTGAGGGCCGTGCGCGCACGAAGACTATTCATCTGCTCGCTTATGGTTTTGACCCGGTGGGTTCGGAGTTGGCGCGCCGTGTGGAGGCGATTCGTGCCAGCCGTGAGGGCCGTGCGCAGGCTATTGTGGGCCGTCTTGCCGCTGACTACCCGCTGACCTGGGATGACGTGTTGGCTCAGGTGGGGGAGGGGAACACGGCGGTGGGCCGCCCCCATATTGCTGATGCGCTGGTTGCTGCCGGCGTGGTTGCTGACCGTTCTGAGGCTTTTGCGAAGCTGCTGTACACGGGCAGCCCCTACTATGTGCCGCAGCAGGCACTGGATCCGTTGGAGGCGGTGCGTCTGGTGCGTGAGGCTGGGGGTGTGCCGGTGATTGCGCATCCGATGAGTACGATGCGTGGGCCCGCGTTGAGCCTGGAGTACCTGGGCTTGATGGTGGACGCTGGCCTGGCGGGCGTGGAGGTGTATCACCGTGAGAACTCCCCGGAGGACCGGGCGCGTCTGCTGGAGTTCATTGAGCGTCAGCGCGCGGCGGGCCGTGAGATGCTGGTGACGGGTTCGAGTGATTATCACGGTGCGGGTAAGCCGAACCTGCTGGGTGAGAATACGACGGATGCGGCGACGGTGGCGCGTATCCGCGAGCTACTGGCAACTCAGTAGTAAGACCCAGTAGTAAGACGAAAGAGTGCGGGGCGGGTTCCTAACTAAGGAACCCGCCCCATTCTTTTGTTTTCACCTCATTGCATATTCTTTAAATCTCTACCTGAAGGTTAGGATTTTTGATACGCTGAGAACGTTCCACTCATGAGGGTGCACAAAGATTGTGCCCCCCTATTTTGAAGGAGCTATGATGCTTCGACAATTATTCGCCCGTCCTACGAAGCGGGCTATCCAGGCTGGCGGCGCTGTACTCTTGGCTGGTGCCATGGTGTGCGGCAGTGTTCCGGCGTATGCCACCGGGCATTTGAAGCCTCACGAGGTGACCCCTATTGTGCAACCGGATGAACCGGCAGTGACCTGTAACGACCGCGCAGAGTATGAGTATTATCGGCAAGATGGCGAGTTGGGGCGTCGCGTTATCTTTAGTTGGGCACAGTGTGTTGGTCTGATTTCTGAGCGTCAGAAGTACCAAATGGTCAAGAAAGATAGTGTTATTTCTCGCGGCCAGTTTGTGGAGTATCTATACCGTCTGTCAGGTTCTCCCGAGGTGAAGAATCTTCCGACTCAGTCTCCGTATGGTGATATCAAGACTGATGATCCGCGTTTTCCTGTGGTGATGTGGGCTCGTCAGCGGGGCATTACCTGGGGTTGGAGTGATGGGAATTTCCATTACGATACCCCTGCTAGTGAGGCTGCTACTGCCTTGATGGTGTATCGATTGGCGGGTAGTCCAAACGTAACGGTAGAAGTAGACGATCCTAATGCCTATTTCCTATATACTCCTTGGAAGGAAAAATGGCCGAATATGCCCTATAATTCGGAGCTTCATAAGGCATACACCTGGTTATACTATGGTCTTCAGAATCCAAATAATAAAGATTCTGTCGAGAACGTATCGTATCGACAGCATGGTATCGTATCACCTAATGATGAATTTGAGTGGTTGACTTACGCTACGTATGAGCAGGCCTTTGAAGTGATTCGTCTGGCAGATAAATCTTTCAAATTTAAATAAGAAACGTATCCCCGCTTATGTATCAATACATAAGCGGGGATATGTTTATGAATTTATTCCACAACTATATATTCTTTTTTATTGGAAGTTCCCACTGGAGTCTCAGTAGATTTATAGACATACTGATTAATTTCAATCTTGTAGGGTGGGTTCAGGGAATTTTTAATAGAAAACTTCCATTTATCGTTCAGAACCTTGGGTTTAGGTTTGTTATTGTCTTCGTAGTCCATGTGGCATTCGTCGTATGCGTTTGCTCCAATAATATTCAAACGCCTAACACTACCTTCAAGATAGAAGCCCCACAGTGAAGCGAGGATTCTTTCTAGGGGTACTTCTTGGCTTGGCCCGTAGGGGTTGTCTGAGCGTACTCCTGTAAAGGTGCAGTCGCTAGCCCATGAGCTGATATACCAGTTTGCTGCCTCGTGGTTATGTGCTGGCTTTGAGACTGCGTCGTGCCAGCTGGAGGACTCACCGATACAGCCTACATAGTTATTCCGCGGCATGAGGGCGAACCATCCGTGGCCGCCATTCTCTTGAGCCGTGCATCCTTGAAAGAGGTTACGCGTTCCGGCGACATACCATCCAGCACCGGCCTTGGCAGTATATTGATCGTCGGACTGGTCCTTTTTCCGCGTTACGTAGATAGAATTTTTTTGTATAGAGCGACGGTTGTACCAGCTGGTTGACCCAAAAAATTTGCATTGGGAGGCGTAGATTTCAATTCCGGCGTAGTTTTTCCCTGAAAGGTTGGCATCAGAGATATCTACTGTAAGGAATTTATTGTCTGCGCCACCAGGATTATTGTCATCTATCCTGCGCAAC
This window harbors:
- a CDS encoding twin-arginine translocase TatA/TatE family subunit gives rise to the protein MFGISGTELIILAIITFVVIGPERMPEYARQIREFVKTVRRMAFDAKDDFKEALGETGLEDINWRQYDPRQYDPRVIVKQAFAEDDAEREREAREREAALLKEKEKSESRALPRGAYAPFDVDAT
- a CDS encoding P-loop NTPase, which encodes MTANSPLQDALYAALARVEDPELRRPITELGMVETALVHPELDERGEPIPGRHWAEVKVLLTIEGCPLKNTIEQQVRDAATTVEGIERVQLQVGAMNPQQRSALRSMLKPERSNPFTAPGSLTRVFGVVSGKGGVGKSSMTANLAAAFASRGLAVGIIDADVHGFSIPGLLGITDAPTRLDDLILPPTVDVPAPAQRWGEQKVSGGFIRVISIGMFLKGNEPVAWRGPMLHRALEQFIMDVHFGALDVLLLDLPPGTGDIAISMAQLLPNAELVLISTPQHAAVDVAERAGTLSLQTGQKVVGVVENMAAMTLPDGTVLDMFGSGGGQVLAERLSEALSYPVPLLGSVPLDVNLRTGGDEGTPVVWGHPDSPTAEEIQSIASQLLHSGESRAGQSLPLFV
- a CDS encoding DUF1003 domain-containing protein → MADSNRRDANRTEENPRIDKARILKDRLEKKYAERNRERGDSRPQRSDSQLSTPGTRKPKLFTSPNPDAFGRMTEAFARYMGTPQFLMWMTIFCGVWLAWNSLAPEEMQFDPRSLNFTLLTLMLSLQASYAAPLLLLAQNRQDDRDRVVASEDRKRDQQNLEETQYLTREIASLRIALREVATRDFVRSELRDILEELQNIAQEQERHAEQLQDISEDIEDLEEAIDDIDTSEGEEKDAEEQGSDAQNSEGQNSEGTENGTEQASDKAERSAKDSEQDSHRSEDPHRGDLSQPQSRESQQAQQQAERAREGGARDR
- a CDS encoding magnesium transporter MgtE N-terminal domain-containing protein gives rise to the protein MSNSKFSTPSKIYIARLLGLDVFDPFGDRLGRLRDVVVLKRGLGASIAGARPAKGSEPIVVGIIVEVLGKKRVFMPMTRVRSIDASQIISTGLVNLRRFEQRNSETLIVGELFDRRVRLLDGSGDAVIEDVAIEQRRNGDWGVTELFVSRVSSSSSTWRRRSKETLIVDWDEALLSTDVEPQAATAFVANHENSKPADLADAIHEMSDKRMVEIAAELQDERLADVLQELPAEDQVQILSHLDDERAAQVLEEMEPDDAADLLIELDDAQREKLLQLMEPDEADDVRRLLEYDEGTAGSLMNPVPIILSPEATVAEALAHIRAEEIPPAMAAAVMVTRPPLETPTGKYLGLVHMQKLLRVPPSEPIGHILDTDTEPVSDQASLEELARVLATYDLTIVPIVNESHRLVGAVTIDDVLDALLPEDWRTYDDGTPVRKVGRRFG
- a CDS encoding aminopeptidase P family protein, which translates into the protein MTENNEKSTEAQKTDHRSTPKASAFTEFIAANWAPAEDDGYTREPVADYAAERRAKISKAFPGERLVLPAGPLKVRSNDCDYRFRPHSAFAHQTGLGIDHEPDAVLIFEPVEEGTGDNGSNHEVTLYFRPLAGRDTAEFYADARYGEFWVGPRPTLKEFSERYGLRTRDLSELEVAITKNAGNQGLGGVNIRLVRNVDPAVDALVDTSRYNTGVELEQADKLDSELAVALSEARLIKDAIEIENLQRSVDLTVKGFEEVIRSLPKAVAHHRGERVVETAFFSVARTDGNDLGYDTIAACGNNATILHWIRNNGTVDDGKLLLLDAGVEDDTLYTADVTRTFPVNGKFTEVQAKVYNAVLEAADAAFAVAKPGRKFHELHDAAMEVLAHRLEEWGLLPVSAEVSLTIEGGQHRRWMPHGTSHHLGLDVHDCAQAKAELYMWAELEPGMVFTIEPALYFKEEDMSIPEEYRGIGIRLEDDVLCTEDGNVNLSAALPRTVEGIEEWMAKLAK
- a CDS encoding PHP domain-containing protein, producing the protein MTQTEHRNSAPQNTAQQVPQPAESGAPENLNPAGRYDLHIHSAISDGTQSLTELVPLIARAGLAGFALTDHDTTAGWAQAAQLADEHGLDFLPGAEFSCRYRYTDGEGRARTKTIHLLAYGFDPVGSELARRVEAIRASREGRAQAIVGRLAADYPLTWDDVLAQVGEGNTAVGRPHIADALVAAGVVADRSEAFAKLLYTGSPYYVPQQALDPLEAVRLVREAGGVPVIAHPMSTMRGPALSLEYLGLMVDAGLAGVEVYHRENSPEDRARLLEFIERQRAAGREMLVTGSSDYHGAGKPNLLGENTTDAATVARIRELLATQ
- a CDS encoding S-layer homology domain-containing protein, yielding MMLRQLFARPTKRAIQAGGAVLLAGAMVCGSVPAYATGHLKPHEVTPIVQPDEPAVTCNDRAEYEYYRQDGELGRRVIFSWAQCVGLISERQKYQMVKKDSVISRGQFVEYLYRLSGSPEVKNLPTQSPYGDIKTDDPRFPVVMWARQRGITWGWSDGNFHYDTPASEAATALMVYRLAGSPNVTVEVDDPNAYFLYTPWKEKWPNMPYNSELHKAYTWLYYGLQNPNNKDSVENVSYRQHGIVSPNDEFEWLTYATYEQAFEVIRLADKSFKFK